In the genome of Vanessa cardui chromosome 11, ilVanCard2.1, whole genome shotgun sequence, the window TGGCAAGGCCTTGCCAGTTATTACGAAAAAAAAGATGACACTGcatctaaaataaaacttttaaaaatttatgatgagatgttaaaattacaaatagatGAGGAAAAAACATTGGAAATTATAAGTAAGATTGGTGAGCTTGGATGCTTTCTCAAAGATAGTAAAgcaattagtattatattaaattttattgatataaagcCTGATGTAAAAATGAATGTAATTGCTGAAAAGTCATTGCTTGAACTTGTTAAAGCAGATATAACATGTgaacaagaatatattttaaaactaattgacCGTCTGAAAGTTATTGTTTCAAACAAATGTGAAGATTCTGTATACATCTTGTTAGGAaaagtaattttacaaaaaaataattatgttgaaGCAATAGAAGAAGTCCTGCAATTATCTTATTTTGAATCTAGTGTTGTATTTCGTGAAtggttatgtaaatatttatgtacagattttataaaacatgaatCTTTCCGTGGACTGGATGTGGAAagatataaagacaaaataattcTAGGAATTGAAAATTCTAAATATCCTGCTCTTCTAAATAGTATGATTTGTTACAACAAAGGATTATATTTAGATGCTTATAAACAGTGTGTTCCATTGGTTAATTACCAAGAAGCAGATGTTACTGAGgccacatttattataaaatgttcaatTATGTTGAAAAAATGGTCAGTTGCACAAAAACTAGcaacaaactttttaattaaagttagagATAACAATTTTGCTGTGATTTTAAAGAAGTTTTTATTCTTATCACTGGCCGAACAACAGAAATGGAAACAAGCAATAGCCATTGCAAATGAAATACCCATAGAAATTCTTAACGTAAATGAACTGGCAACACTAGCAAAATGTTATATAGAGGTCAATGAACAAGCTGATCATATCATGAAAAACCTACAGACCACAGAATACTATATTCAGCTTGAAGCTCTTTCCCTTTTAAAGCAAGAAAAATACAATGATGCAATTGCtttgttagaaaaaataatggacaccccattaaaattattttacattagcAAAGCATATTGGGAGTTGCAAGAATATGATAAATCTTATCTAAATTTGCTTAAAGCAGCTAAACTAGATTCTGAGCATGCTGAAACTTTTTTGTATTTGGGAATGTATTATCATCATTGTAAAACAGATTTTTCTAAAGCAAAGAAATGTTATGAAAAAGCTTATAGTCTAAACAATTCAGACAGCAATGTCATAAAGCAATTAAgtgatgtatatataaaactacaactaaaggataataattatgatttattgtataaagCTAGCCAGAACACTATGCTTAATCATTCATGGATAAGCTTTCGATTAGGACTTCACTATATAAACAGCAGAGAGTGGGAAAATGCTATCATTCAGTttagaaatgtaattaaaagcAATCACAATGACATAGTTGCTTTTGAATGCTTAGCAGATGCCTACTTTTCAAGGGGATCTTTTACATCTGCTTTAAAAgcttataataaagtaattacgaTGAATTCTAATAAAATACACTGCCTCACAAGAATTGGTTATATACATTCTATATTAACACAATATGAAGAGGCAATTTTAACTTTCAAAAAAGTTCTCGAAACTGAACCATACTCAATGTTAGCTTTAAAAGGAATAGCAGAAACATATATGAGAATAGCAATGAAAAAATTTAATGCTAAACTATATGGCAGTGCTCGAGATACTGCTCAATATGcaattgattatataattaaggcTTTATCTAAagagaaaaagtttttatgtttttggaACCTGCTTGGAAATgcactaatatttttaactaaactACCTAAAGAATTCTGTTTTGCATGGCTACAAACTGACGAAAACATGGAAGTATCAAGAAAAGAAAAGTTAGATATTTATCCTCAAGCTTTAGCATGTTATTCTATGATTGCAAAACAGAAACTTCAATTTACATCATATGAGCTAGCCTCTACATACCTTGATTACTATCTTGCATCAAATAATATGATGCACTGTCAGATTTCTTATCAATTAACAGTGGCTTGCATTAAATTGAAACCTTCCGCGTGGCGAAATTGGAACTTGCTAGGTAGAATATGTATTTTCAGGAAAAAGTATGCACTTGCTCAACATTGTTTAATTAAGGCATTGTTAGTTACGAGAAAATGGTCTGTGGCAGAAGTATGGTGTAATCTTGGAACTCTTTATTTGAAGATGAATCAACATAAACTTGCTAATTATTGTTTCTGGCGCGGGCAATCCACTTCGCCTTCCTATCCTCTTAGTTGGATTGGTCAAGGATTAATAGCAGAAGTCATTCGTGAAGAAGAAGCAATGGATCTTTTCCGACATGCGTCTCGTTTAGGCTTCCATCCTGAAAGTGCACTTGGATATGCTGATTGGGTATGTCGCACTATTAAACATGATGATTACAAAAATAGTTctgaattaaaatatgttatagatAGTCTGGATGCTATACCTTATGCCATGGATTTAATGATGTGGTTTTCTACTTATGAACCAAACAATGCTTGTTCTTGTAATATTCTTGGTATTCTACAAGAAAGGAGTGGGCTTCTGTCTACAGCTTTAGAATCATACCAAAAAGCGTTAAAGTATGCAGAAGAAGACTACCAAAACataattctattaaatattg includes:
- the LOC124533903 gene encoding tetratricopeptide repeat protein 37 gives rise to the protein MADLKTLLKEARKLIDEKNYKEAQECCKNILRKDKQNYLGLVLLGKSLQESDQAPLAYQNAIASKPDVPLAWQGLASYYEKKDDTASKIKLLKIYDEMLKLQIDEEKTLEIISKIGELGCFLKDSKAISIILNFIDIKPDVKMNVIAEKSLLELVKADITCEQEYILKLIDRLKVIVSNKCEDSVYILLGKVILQKNNYVEAIEEVLQLSYFESSVVFREWLCKYLCTDFIKHESFRGLDVERYKDKIILGIENSKYPALLNSMICYNKGLYLDAYKQCVPLVNYQEADVTEATFIIKCSIMLKKWSVAQKLATNFLIKVRDNNFAVILKKFLFLSLAEQQKWKQAIAIANEIPIEILNVNELATLAKCYIEVNEQADHIMKNLQTTEYYIQLEALSLLKQEKYNDAIALLEKIMDTPLKLFYISKAYWELQEYDKSYLNLLKAAKLDSEHAETFLYLGMYYHHCKTDFSKAKKCYEKAYSLNNSDSNVIKQLSDVYIKLQLKDNNYDLLYKASQNTMLNHSWISFRLGLHYINSREWENAIIQFRNVIKSNHNDIVAFECLADAYFSRGSFTSALKAYNKVITMNSNKIHCLTRIGYIHSILTQYEEAILTFKKVLETEPYSMLALKGIAETYMRIAMKKFNAKLYGSARDTAQYAIDYIIKALSKEKKFLCFWNLLGNALIFLTKLPKEFCFAWLQTDENMEVSRKEKLDIYPQALACYSMIAKQKLQFTSYELASTYLDYYLASNNMMHCQISYQLTVACIKLKPSAWRNWNLLGRICIFRKKYALAQHCLIKALLVTRKWSVAEVWCNLGTLYLKMNQHKLANYCFWRGQSTSPSYPLSWIGQGLIAEVIREEEAMDLFRHASRLGFHPESALGYADWVCRTIKHDDYKNSSELKYVIDSLDAIPYAMDLMMWFSTYEPNNACSCNILGILQERSGLLSTALESYQKALKYAEEDYQNIILLNIGRILLRLEKYDEAIKVYKAVTEASLNSACGLAFGLFKKGLYEEAYSAYDTALQWLSNTDDDKADLLVAMAGIVYMFKGMDDAKTLLFHSIQVSQKKPTANSLFAICSLGLIHADQGLSKLALGELKKYEKDSRYGYDIGFLKSYLVVDKDLNQAIKIMSDSLHDHPDNTLLWFCLAQYCLNVTNTKAKIASCCAQRALCTAYNCENKNFAITAKMLATASIAEHIVGDRKKAMLLAKGGLHMYPCQSDIWAALLFSVLSNKMWSTRTNWILNRAGHMRKNLETTRVLSRWVNLLEKKLNKQLSS